In one window of Poriferisphaera corsica DNA:
- a CDS encoding type II secretion system F family protein, with amino-acid sequence MLIYTIFRFPVSAAPPIHRRFAGAVAEAESTIFDNTFLAPITGFFLAIANQFGIQSIRTRIWRDLNASGNRSGYSVEEYLAICLMTCFLLGMGTVFIQLIVSSTILILLIPLVFFAGFYIPLWTLRDAAKHRLYRIAKQLPYTLDLISLTMSSGASFTEAIETLIKDNPDEDLNQELQLAINEIKFGSTRAKSLTNLAKRIPIESLQSIVAATNQADKLGSPLAAILQTQADMLRVQRSVRAEKLAASASLRILIPSMLILIAVVTLVFSPLLIRLIQGDL; translated from the coding sequence ATGCTGATATATACCATTTTCAGATTCCCGGTCAGTGCAGCTCCACCCATCCATCGCCGTTTTGCCGGCGCCGTTGCAGAAGCCGAATCAACTATTTTTGATAACACGTTCCTCGCGCCCATCACTGGTTTTTTTCTCGCTATTGCAAACCAATTCGGCATCCAATCGATCCGTACACGCATTTGGCGTGATCTTAATGCATCTGGAAACCGATCTGGCTACAGCGTCGAAGAGTATCTTGCTATATGCCTCATGACTTGTTTTTTGCTCGGCATGGGCACCGTCTTCATCCAACTCATCGTCAGCAGTACAATTCTAATTTTATTAATCCCTCTCGTATTTTTCGCGGGCTTTTACATCCCGCTATGGACACTCAGGGATGCTGCCAAACACCGTCTGTATCGCATCGCCAAGCAGCTCCCCTACACACTCGATCTGATATCCCTCACTATGTCATCAGGAGCTTCATTTACCGAAGCCATTGAAACACTCATTAAAGATAATCCTGATGAAGATCTCAATCAGGAACTGCAACTCGCCATCAATGAAATAAAGTTTGGCTCCACGCGAGCTAAATCTCTCACGAATCTCGCCAAGCGTATACCAATTGAATCCTTGCAATCAATTGTCGCCGCAACCAACCAAGCGGATAAGCTCGGCTCCCCTCTCGCTGCGATCTTACAAACACAAGCCGACATGCTTCGTGTACAGCGAAGTGTTAGAGCTGAAAAACTTGCAGCATCAGCATCACTTCGCATTCTAATCCCCTCAATGCTCATACTTATTGCTGTAGTGACACTTGTCTTTAGCCCGCTCCTAATCCGATTAATTCAAGGCGATCTCTAA
- a CDS encoding FHA domain-containing protein, which yields MPDIPSVQIRLLIGPQAGRVVTLQQSPISFGRALDNTICLDIETLSRKHGEFLFTNNLWHFTNHSPNGTRINNKKISNQPFDFFSPIKVKVGRDVLFELEPLSHAEQASTATQNGSEPEVEKSSAKRIKLFSILGSVYAAALLALVLILSSLSSSDSTMGNTKGLNITETAIRQELFKNHPKETPNPRQVAEFINHANERLALKDSEPEALYDALRALRKAQAYTDQRTFSDPIYNRLLTELQESMTKRLSDDMQQAYLLLTSRKYQAAIDHYNAIERYYPANNQSSIYRTLQKNLATAIRGREQRK from the coding sequence ATGCCAGACATCCCTTCCGTACAAATCCGTCTTCTCATCGGACCTCAGGCAGGTCGTGTTGTTACATTACAACAATCACCAATATCATTCGGACGCGCACTCGATAATACAATTTGCCTCGATATCGAAACGCTCAGCCGTAAGCATGGCGAGTTTTTATTCACCAATAATCTCTGGCATTTCACGAACCATTCCCCCAATGGAACACGGATTAATAACAAAAAAATCTCTAACCAACCATTTGATTTCTTCTCACCGATCAAAGTTAAAGTTGGCCGCGATGTTCTTTTCGAACTTGAGCCGCTCTCTCATGCTGAACAAGCATCAACCGCCACCCAAAATGGTAGCGAGCCGGAAGTAGAAAAATCCTCTGCCAAACGCATCAAGCTCTTCAGTATTCTTGGCAGTGTGTACGCTGCTGCGCTCTTGGCACTCGTCCTAATCCTCAGTTCACTCTCTTCCTCAGATTCAACAATGGGCAACACAAAAGGCCTCAACATCACCGAGACCGCAATCCGCCAAGAACTCTTCAAAAATCACCCTAAAGAAACGCCCAACCCCAGACAAGTTGCCGAGTTCATCAATCATGCCAACGAGCGACTTGCCCTCAAAGATTCAGAGCCTGAAGCACTTTATGATGCGCTACGTGCACTCCGTAAAGCGCAAGCATACACCGACCAGCGAACCTTCTCCGATCCCATCTACAATCGGCTTCTAACCGAACTCCAGGAGAGCATGACCAAGCGACTTTCTGACGATATGCAGCAAGCCTATCTCCTGTTAACTTCACGTAAATATCAAGCCGCAATCGACCACTACAACGCCATCGAACGCTACTATCCAGCCAACAACCAAAGCTCCATCTACCGCACACTCCAAAAGAATCTCGCAACTGCTATCCGTGGCAGAGAACAACGCAAATAA
- the trpB gene encoding tryptophan synthase subunit beta, translating into MNTESEKPSKLSHLPSETGHYGDFGGVFVPETLHNALVQLTKAYEDAKHNPEFQAEFQRHLSEYVGRPTPLYYAERLTKHVGGAKIYFKREDLSHTGAHKINNSIGQAMLTVCMGKKRIIAETGAGQHGVATATAAAKFGLQCDVFMGTEDMRRQQPNVKRMQLLGANVVPVESGSCTLKDATNAAMRDWMSTSETTHYIIGSVVGPHPFPQMVRDFQSVIGIECRAQCLDQIERLPDTVIACVGGGSNAAGIFYPFIDDKDVQLIGIEAGGRSNQLGDHAAPLSFGGPGILHGSRSFILQNKDGQTSPVHSISAGLDYPGVGPEHAHWHSSGRVSYESCTDTDALKAFTTMCRIEGIIPALESSHAIANAITHAASMPSDQILVVNLSGRGDKDLEEAIRLLDDMT; encoded by the coding sequence ATGAACACGGAATCCGAGAAACCATCCAAGTTGTCACACCTGCCCTCTGAAACCGGCCATTACGGCGATTTTGGCGGTGTTTTTGTGCCTGAAACCCTACATAACGCTTTGGTACAACTCACCAAAGCATATGAGGACGCCAAGCATAATCCAGAATTTCAAGCCGAATTCCAACGTCACCTCAGCGAATATGTTGGCCGCCCAACACCACTCTATTATGCCGAACGACTCACCAAGCACGTCGGCGGCGCCAAGATCTACTTCAAACGAGAAGATCTATCCCATACCGGCGCTCACAAGATCAACAACTCAATTGGCCAAGCCATGCTCACAGTCTGCATGGGTAAAAAGCGCATCATCGCTGAAACCGGAGCCGGCCAACACGGCGTCGCCACCGCAACCGCCGCAGCTAAATTCGGCCTGCAATGCGACGTCTTCATGGGCACCGAAGACATGCGTCGCCAACAACCCAATGTCAAGCGCATGCAACTTCTCGGCGCCAATGTGGTACCCGTCGAATCAGGCTCATGCACACTTAAAGACGCGACCAATGCCGCCATGCGTGACTGGATGAGTACATCCGAAACCACGCACTACATCATCGGCTCTGTTGTTGGCCCGCACCCATTCCCACAAATGGTTCGAGATTTCCAGTCCGTCATCGGCATCGAATGCCGCGCACAATGCCTCGATCAAATAGAGCGTCTCCCCGACACCGTCATCGCCTGCGTCGGCGGCGGCTCCAATGCTGCTGGCATTTTCTACCCATTCATCGATGACAAAGACGTTCAACTCATTGGCATCGAAGCAGGTGGTCGCTCCAATCAGCTCGGTGATCACGCCGCCCCACTCTCCTTTGGTGGACCCGGCATCCTGCACGGCTCACGCAGCTTTATACTCCAAAACAAAGACGGCCAAACCTCACCGGTTCATTCAATCTCTGCGGGCCTTGATTACCCCGGCGTTGGTCCTGAACACGCCCACTGGCATAGCAGCGGCCGTGTATCATACGAATCTTGTACCGACACCGATGCCCTCAAAGCATTCACTACCATGTGTCGTATCGAAGGTATCATCCCCGCACTCGAATCATCACATGCCATCGCAAATGCAATCACACACGCCGCATCCATGCCATCAGATCAAATCCTTGTCGTTAACCTCTCAGGCCGAGGCGACAAAGATTTGGAAGAAGCAATCCGCCTGCTTGATGATATGACCTGA
- the prfA gene encoding peptide chain release factor 1 has product MADEHANLIGKLRELAVQFDELSEQLNDPAVVSDHKKVMQISVKRKALEDVVVKFREWENAMKQIAENEEIVEEGEDAELVELAEMELEELREQVDGMLEGVANELVTADDKAVGSVIMEIRPGAGGDEAAIWAGDLWEMYQKWATKKRWKIELMDFSGGDMGGLKGLTANVTGDGVWQGLGYEGGVHCVKRVPATETQGRVHTSTATVAVLPEPEELEIEIPDSDVDIHVTTATGPGGQNVNKVATAVHMIHKPTGIEVRMQESKSQAQNKQKAWQLLRARVHDLYQREKDKERAEERASMIGTGGRSERVRTYRYKDNMVVDHRLSKSYNLQSILAGELEDMIDSLIAEDRAKRLAAL; this is encoded by the coding sequence ATGGCTGATGAGCATGCGAATCTGATCGGGAAATTGCGGGAGTTGGCGGTTCAGTTTGATGAACTGAGTGAACAGCTGAATGATCCTGCGGTGGTTTCGGATCATAAGAAGGTGATGCAGATCAGCGTGAAACGAAAGGCGCTTGAGGATGTGGTTGTGAAGTTTCGGGAGTGGGAAAATGCGATGAAGCAGATCGCGGAAAATGAAGAGATTGTTGAGGAGGGTGAGGATGCGGAGTTGGTTGAGTTGGCGGAGATGGAGTTGGAGGAATTGCGAGAGCAGGTGGATGGGATGTTGGAGGGAGTAGCGAATGAGTTGGTGACGGCGGATGATAAGGCGGTGGGATCGGTGATTATGGAGATTCGGCCGGGGGCTGGTGGGGATGAGGCTGCGATCTGGGCGGGGGATTTGTGGGAGATGTATCAGAAATGGGCGACAAAGAAGCGTTGGAAGATTGAGCTGATGGATTTTAGTGGGGGAGATATGGGCGGGTTGAAAGGATTGACGGCGAATGTGACGGGTGATGGTGTGTGGCAGGGGCTGGGTTATGAGGGCGGGGTGCATTGTGTGAAACGCGTGCCTGCGACGGAAACGCAAGGGCGTGTGCATACGAGTACGGCGACGGTTGCGGTGTTGCCTGAGCCTGAGGAGTTGGAGATTGAGATTCCGGATAGTGATGTTGATATTCATGTGACGACGGCGACGGGGCCGGGGGGGCAGAATGTGAATAAGGTGGCGACGGCGGTTCATATGATCCATAAGCCGACAGGGATTGAGGTGAGGATGCAGGAGAGCAAGAGCCAGGCGCAGAATAAGCAGAAGGCGTGGCAGTTGTTGCGTGCGAGAGTGCATGATCTGTATCAGCGTGAGAAGGATAAGGAACGGGCGGAAGAACGGGCGAGCATGATCGGAACGGGCGGGCGAAGCGAGCGTGTGAGGACGTATCGATACAAAGATAATATGGTAGTGGATCACCGGTTGAGTAAGTCGTATAACCTGCAATCGATATTGGCGGGTGAGTTGGAAGACATGATTGACAGTTTGATAGCGGAAGATCGAGCGAAGCGTTTGGCGGCGCTGTGA
- a CDS encoding type B 50S ribosomal protein L31 has translation MKKDIHPEYRTVVFKDVSDGAQFLTKSTVTSKETVTWEDGNDYPLVKVDISSASHPFFTGKQKFVDAAGRVEKFNRKFAGGYFSKK, from the coding sequence ATGAAGAAAGATATCCACCCAGAATACCGCACCGTAGTCTTTAAAGACGTGTCAGATGGTGCTCAATTCCTCACTAAGTCGACTGTTACGTCTAAAGAAACCGTGACATGGGAAGATGGCAATGATTATCCGCTGGTGAAGGTGGATATTTCGAGTGCGAGTCACCCGTTCTTTACTGGTAAGCAGAAGTTTGTGGACGCTGCTGGCCGCGTAGAGAAGTTCAACAGAAAATTTGCTGGTGGTTATTTCAGCAAGAAATAG
- a CDS encoding aminotransferase class IV — protein sequence MSEYQIYHNGSFHDPAAPILSAQDAAFQHAIGLFTTFSVYHSQPFRLEQHINRLEASAIDLGLAPALDKAQLSDAVHQTIAHNNIDRARIRLTFTPGNLSLLRPNTDENSGTSGGAAQPTPTVIIQPTPAVEYDPAYFNKGIRVVVAQPSANPFDPNAGHKTLAYWSNLRSLRQAAAAGAGEALLLNITNHLASGSVSNIFLIKDGTLLTPIAHGEEVEDALPAPVLPGITRAAIIEIAQKLDIPIKKQMLSINDLLEADEAFLTNSSWLILPITSVEQKELSNNKIGPITQHLRLELLKLIESETNPDGNLTD from the coding sequence ATGAGCGAATACCAGATTTACCACAACGGCTCCTTCCACGACCCCGCAGCACCCATCCTCTCCGCGCAGGACGCCGCATTCCAGCACGCCATCGGCCTCTTCACAACATTCTCCGTCTACCACAGTCAACCCTTCCGCCTCGAACAACACATCAACCGTCTCGAAGCCTCCGCCATCGATCTCGGCCTCGCCCCCGCTCTTGACAAAGCCCAACTCTCCGACGCCGTTCATCAAACCATCGCACACAACAACATCGACCGTGCCCGCATCCGCCTCACCTTCACCCCCGGCAACCTCTCCCTCCTCCGTCCCAACACTGACGAAAATTCTGGAACTTCAGGGGGGGCCGCCCAACCAACACCAACCGTCATCATCCAACCCACACCCGCCGTTGAATACGACCCCGCCTACTTCAATAAAGGTATCCGCGTCGTCGTTGCCCAGCCCTCCGCCAACCCCTTCGATCCCAACGCAGGCCACAAAACTCTCGCCTACTGGTCAAATCTCCGCTCTCTCCGCCAAGCCGCAGCAGCCGGCGCAGGCGAAGCTCTCCTCCTCAACATCACCAACCATCTCGCCTCCGGCTCAGTCTCCAACATCTTCCTCATCAAAGACGGCACCCTCCTCACACCAATCGCCCACGGCGAAGAAGTCGAGGACGCACTCCCTGCCCCAGTCCTCCCCGGCATCACCCGCGCCGCTATCATCGAAATCGCTCAAAAACTCGACATCCCCATCAAAAAGCAAATGCTCTCCATCAACGACCTGCTCGAAGCCGACGAAGCCTTCCTCACTAACTCATCCTGGCTCATCCTTCCCATCACCTCCGTCGAACAAAAAGAACTATCTAACAACAAAATAGGCCCCATCACTCAACACCTCCGCCTCGAGCTCTTGAAGCTCATTGAGAGTGAAACCAACCCCGACGGCAACCTGACCGACTAA
- a CDS encoding PEP-CTERM sorting domain-containing protein (PEP-CTERM proteins occur, often in large numbers, in the proteomes of bacteria that also encode an exosortase, a predicted intramembrane cysteine proteinase. The presence of a PEP-CTERM domain at a protein's C-terminus predicts cleavage within the sorting domain, followed by covalent anchoring to some some component of the (usually Gram-negative) cell surface. Many PEP-CTERM proteins exhibit an unusual sequence composition that includes large numbers of potential glycosylation sites. Expression of one such protein has been shown restore the ability of a bacterium to form floc, a type of biofilm.), whose product MAKKHLIHTATYLSILLSTTTLLSASSFQGLGDLIDNTGSNVINSTATALSANGQTVVGYDGKRLTDFSDSYAIYTRAFKHTSNSTTTLGNLNPDRPISVAYGVSADGQTIVGTARNTYVDTAFRWSQDTGIQALHAPNLFISSSAYDASANGQTIVGRVVTEPYDNFPTEFKPFVWTADQGLQIIAQSPNNDFIGHASAISNDGQTIVGTNYITPTHQQAFFYTQQQGIQTLESLTLDSTHTFAHNISGDGNVIVGEVYVEQQALAVKWDELGQIQPLDALSPLFDQTMATATNYDGSIIVGNAWNGSDQTTFIYHDNVGIQSLTAYLQDLGLEDQLEDWTLTTVNDISDDGLTIIGIGVNPDGDTESWIATIPEPATSLLLLTALPLCLGRRKH is encoded by the coding sequence ATGGCGAAAAAACACCTTATCCACACCGCTACGTATCTCAGCATCCTACTATCAACGACAACCCTGCTCTCCGCCAGCTCATTCCAAGGCCTCGGCGACCTCATCGACAACACCGGCTCCAACGTCATTAACAGCACCGCCACAGCCCTCTCAGCCAACGGCCAAACCGTCGTTGGTTACGATGGCAAAAGACTCACAGACTTCAGCGACTCTTACGCGATATACACACGAGCCTTCAAACACACATCAAACAGCACAACAACCCTCGGCAACCTGAACCCCGATCGCCCTATTAGTGTCGCCTATGGCGTCTCAGCCGACGGCCAAACAATCGTCGGCACCGCCAGAAATACCTACGTAGACACCGCCTTCCGTTGGTCGCAAGACACCGGCATACAAGCTCTTCACGCACCCAACCTATTCATCAGCAGCTCCGCATACGACGCATCCGCTAACGGCCAAACCATCGTCGGCCGCGTCGTCACTGAACCTTACGACAATTTTCCTACTGAATTTAAACCCTTCGTATGGACCGCCGATCAAGGCCTTCAAATCATCGCCCAGTCACCAAACAACGATTTCATCGGCCATGCCTCTGCCATCTCAAACGATGGCCAAACAATCGTCGGCACAAACTACATCACACCCACACACCAACAAGCATTCTTCTACACACAACAGCAAGGCATCCAAACCCTCGAATCGCTCACACTCGACTCAACACACACCTTCGCACACAACATCTCAGGTGACGGCAACGTCATCGTCGGCGAAGTCTATGTCGAACAACAAGCACTCGCCGTCAAATGGGATGAACTCGGACAAATCCAACCACTCGACGCACTCAGCCCATTATTCGATCAAACCATGGCAACCGCCACCAACTACGACGGCTCCATCATCGTCGGAAACGCATGGAACGGTTCCGACCAAACCACATTCATCTACCACGACAACGTCGGCATCCAATCACTAACCGCATACCTCCAAGACCTCGGCCTCGAAGACCAACTAGAAGACTGGACACTCACCACCGTCAACGACATCAGCGATGACGGCCTCACCATCATTGGTATCGGCGTCAACCCTGACGGTGACACTGAATCATGGATCGCAACCATTCCCGAACCCGCTACCAGCCTCCTCTTGCTCACCGCCCTCCCCCTCTGCTTGGGAAGAAGGAAACACTAA
- a CDS encoding matrixin family metalloprotease has protein sequence MKIHVIGVMAGVIGLFHAGQVHGVYKDFSELDRWSRTATDGYVGWAHGTPVTLTWSIIPDGTETNRSGQPKRQSDLISLMDEHFNVGTADKGDLRDREWFKIFQLSFDRWEELTGLTFNYHANATHDKHGSGGPAGVLGVRADIRIGGTHYGDSGGPYAYNYYPDNGDMFINANHDSRWKVYDPSLPYINSSNSTAFINTVQHEIGHGIGIRHAMSKDTLAVMEIYRPTNFFGPQMDDIFMAQRLYGDVLEKNGGNDSLDQATDVGLLTDGVVWSIGTDGLRGKSDLLYKEDIDFVSIDDDSDRDFYRFSVEGESMLNIALTPAGFEYSRAIRSDTKPEYVIDMQTMSDLSFDLFDEQGVLLEHIDAMARGGVETMFGYELSDGGDYYVRINGADDEIQFYSLSMSAVEIPEPSVWGLMGLCVLHGVRRRRRSTIDMN, from the coding sequence ATGAAGATTCATGTGATAGGCGTAATGGCTGGTGTGATAGGTCTTTTTCACGCTGGACAGGTGCATGGTGTTTATAAAGATTTTAGTGAGTTGGATCGATGGTCGCGCACGGCAACGGATGGCTATGTTGGATGGGCGCATGGTACGCCGGTGACGTTGACGTGGTCGATCATTCCGGATGGTACGGAGACGAATCGGAGCGGGCAACCGAAGCGGCAAAGTGATTTGATATCACTGATGGATGAGCATTTTAATGTTGGGACGGCGGATAAAGGAGATTTGCGTGACCGGGAGTGGTTTAAGATTTTTCAATTATCGTTCGATCGTTGGGAGGAGTTGACGGGGTTGACGTTCAATTACCATGCGAACGCGACGCATGACAAGCATGGTTCGGGAGGGCCGGCTGGCGTGTTGGGGGTTCGGGCTGATATACGGATTGGTGGAACGCATTATGGGGATTCGGGTGGGCCGTATGCTTATAATTATTATCCAGATAATGGTGATATGTTTATCAATGCGAATCATGATTCGCGTTGGAAGGTTTATGATCCGAGCTTGCCGTACATTAATAGTTCGAATAGTACGGCGTTTATTAACACCGTGCAGCATGAGATTGGGCATGGAATTGGGATACGTCATGCGATGTCGAAGGATACATTGGCGGTGATGGAGATTTACCGTCCTACGAATTTCTTTGGGCCGCAGATGGATGATATTTTTATGGCTCAACGGTTGTATGGGGATGTGTTGGAAAAGAATGGTGGAAATGATTCACTGGATCAGGCTACGGACGTGGGTTTGTTGACTGATGGGGTTGTGTGGTCAATTGGTACGGATGGTTTGCGGGGCAAGAGTGATTTGCTTTATAAGGAAGATATCGATTTTGTATCGATTGATGATGATTCGGATCGAGATTTTTACCGGTTTTCGGTTGAAGGCGAGTCGATGTTGAACATTGCTTTAACGCCGGCTGGTTTTGAGTATAGCCGGGCGATTCGTAGTGATACGAAGCCTGAGTACGTGATTGATATGCAGACGATGTCGGATTTGAGTTTTGATTTATTCGACGAGCAAGGTGTGTTGCTGGAGCATATTGATGCGATGGCGCGTGGTGGGGTAGAGACGATGTTTGGTTATGAGTTATCTGATGGGGGAGATTATTATGTGCGGATTAATGGGGCAGATGATGAGATACAGTTTTATTCGTTGAGTATGTCTGCGGTCGAGATTCCGGAGCCAAGTGTTTGGGGATTGATGGGATTGTGTGTATTGCATGGAGTGCGGAGACGCCGCCGATCCACGATCGATATGAATTAG
- a CDS encoding type II secretion system protein, with translation MKKYSAFTLIELLVVISVIGILVGILLPTLARARSSAVKVVCASNLKQIGYAVDMYGSDWKEMYPVAKYMPAPFISASVWPSLDWSMKDYLVRDDNQPNEVYRCSGDDQVYDVSGMSYNYQVRLSGKTLDEVFGAGSGHGGHWRRSMGDPSQMWVSRDYDGAAFELSTGETIEVGFFHDRRNLLFADTHVGNYD, from the coding sequence ATGAAAAAATACAGCGCATTCACACTCATTGAACTTCTTGTTGTGATTTCCGTTATTGGCATTCTCGTCGGAATATTGCTTCCCACGCTTGCCAGGGCTCGTTCTAGCGCTGTTAAAGTTGTTTGCGCATCAAACCTGAAGCAAATCGGGTACGCAGTCGATATGTACGGCTCTGACTGGAAGGAAATGTATCCTGTCGCCAAGTACATGCCAGCCCCCTTCATCTCTGCTTCCGTTTGGCCGAGCCTCGATTGGTCGATGAAAGATTACCTTGTCAGAGACGACAATCAGCCCAACGAAGTATACCGATGCAGTGGTGATGACCAGGTCTATGACGTATCTGGGATGAGCTACAACTATCAGGTTCGGCTTAGCGGAAAAACACTGGATGAAGTCTTCGGCGCCGGTAGTGGGCATGGCGGCCATTGGCGTAGATCAATGGGCGACCCATCACAAATGTGGGTCAGCCGCGATTATGATGGTGCAGCTTTTGAACTTTCAACGGGTGAAACGATTGAAGTGGGATTCTTCCATGATCGTCGTAACTTATTGTTTGCTGATACACATGTCGGTAATTATGACTGA